The genomic DNA CAAAATGAATACAGCGGTTTCTCAATTAATGGTTTTTGTAAACGCAGTTTATAAAGAAACCGATCCTATTTACATAGATTACATAAAAGGTTTTTTAAAAATGCTTAGTGTATATGCACCACATTTAGCAGAAGAATTATGAGAAAAATTGGGACAAAAAACTAGTGTATGTTTGGATAATTGACCAAATTTTGATGAAACTAAATTAGTAAAAGATACTGTTATAATTGCTGTTCAGGTGAATGGAAAACTTAGAGCAACATTTGAAACTTCAAAAGGAACTTCTAAAGAAGATTTATTAAAAAAAGCAAAAGAAATTGATAAAGTAAAAGAAATTATTTTAGACGGAACTTTATTAAAAGAAATAGCTGTCATTGATAAGATTGTTAGTTTTGTTTTAAAATAAGGAATTTTATTGAAATATATTTTCAATAAAATTTTTTTTATGTCAATAACTAATCAATTTTTCCCAAAACTTTATTTTTAGAGTTTTTGTAAAATATTCAATTAGTATATTTTCATGGACTATTCGTTTTAATTTGCTTATGCGTTTTTTGTATATCAGAAACACTTTTATCTTCATAAGTTTCTTTATAAGTGGAGTTTTGTAGAACTTCTATTAAAGGCATTCATTCACTAAATGAGTTTGAATATAATTGCCCATCAAAAGTTTCTACTACTAATATTTTAGTTTTATTTTTATAAAAGACTGGCTCGCCATTCGAGTGTGGTAAATAAAATTTATGTTGGTATTTTATTGTATATACTTTATTAATAGTTCGTTCAAATCTTCTTTATAAATAAAAGTCTATGTTTTTATGTTCTTTAAAAATAGCAAAAGAGTTAATGATATTATTGAACTGAACTAAAAATTGTGAATTATATATTTTAATATATTATTTATACCAGATATATTATTTTTTGAGCTCCTTTGGTAGGCGATCTTGAAGTGTATTTTACAATCTTTCAATACGGCCTTTTGTTTGATGAACACTCGAAGTTGTTAGCTTAATTTCTAAGTTATGACATAAGAATACGTATTGTGTTAAAGAATCAGAGTGTAGATCTGACTCTTTTTCTTTTTGACTGCAAAAAAACAGTCCTTTTGTCAGTAAGTATTTCTTTAGGAGTCCCATATAACAATAAAACTTTTTTTGTTATATTTTAGTATCTCATAAGAGTTTCTTCTTTATCAAAATATAAAGCTAAAAAATTACCTGTTGTATCACCTATAAAACCATGTAAATACCATTTCTCATTATCAACTCAGTAGAGGATCGACCCATCAGTTTGCAAGCGCTCACTAAACTCTGTTTTTGATTTTGCATAGGATGAATATTTTCTATTGAAAGCAAAGTATTTAAATACTCTCGTTTCTCAAGATTTTAAATATTGTCATTTTTTAATGAGTTAGTAATTTTTGTTTAATCATTTTTTTAGTTACTTTATGAATTCTTTGTTAATATAAATTATTCTCTTTTTATAAGTTAATTAAGTAAGTATATGAAACACTTATTTGATGGTTTGATCAAAGCTTTTCTAGAAAGTGTTTATAATTATGTTCTCATATTTATTAATGTATAAGTCAATTATTCTATCACTTATTTGATGTTTTATTTTTTTATTTGACATTCTTCCTGTATTTTTGTGAATAAATGCTGTGTAACCATACTTTTTATATTTTTTAATTAATAAGTTAACATTTCTTATTGTTTGACAGATTTTTATTGCTGCAGCTTTTTTAGATAGTTTTTCATCAATTACAGCTTTAATTATTTCTATTTTATTTTTTTCATTCCTTTTTAAATATCTCCTCATAATTAAACCCCCAGTTAAATTATATATTTGGGAAATTTTTATTTGTTATATATAGGGAAAATATCATATGTTATTGACAGAAATATATTTTCAATAAAAATTTTTTTATTTACAATTATAAATAAATCTATATAATTAACTAATATTGAGGTGATTTTGTGAATACAAAGTTGATGAATAAAAAAAATTTCACTAAAGCTATAAAAAAAATTATTTTAATCGCTACTCTAATTTTGATTTCATTCGCAAGTGATCAAATCATCGTCGCAATTTGTAACATAATACATGGATTTGTTGCAAATTCATATACGTTTATTTTATTAGCTAGATTTTTAATGTTTTTATTATGTTATATTTTAATAAAGAAAATAGTTAACTATTTTATTTTTAAAAAAACAAAAGTAAAAATAACCAAGTTTGAATATATTATCATTGCAATAATTACAATTATTGATTTTATCGTTTCTTTCAAAACTTTAAGGATGAGTTTTTATGATAAAGGATATTTATATTTTTGAAAATTATTAAAATGAAATTCAACTTTAATGTTTTTCTTATTTATCGGTTTAATATTTAGTTTATTAGCATTTGATTTATCAGTTTTTGTTATATCAGTTTTTGAAGCAACAAAAAAAGTTTTTAATGCAATAATATTATTTTTTAAGTGAGTAAGTTATCTTTTGAAAAAAACAAAAGAATTACTATTTTTGTTTTTCAAAAATTTAATATTTAAAACTCGTGAAAAAATTAACTTTCAAATTTCTAATTTCAATAAAACAAAAGAAGTCAAATTTATAACATCTAATTATGGTGATTATTTAGCTAATTATCTTATTTAATCATTAAAACAAATAAGAGAGGAAGACTAAAAATGGAAAAAAGTTTACAAAAAAATGAAAAAGAAAAAGTGATTAATTCACATCAAATATTAAATTTAAATAACAATCAAAGCGGGATTCAAGTCAACAAACTAGAAAAAAAATTTAAATCAGGATATGGAATTGAAGATATTAATTTCATAGTTAAACCTGGAAAAGTTTTTGGTTATTTAGGACCAAATGGTGCTGGTAAGTCAACAACAATTAGATCTTTAATGGGATTTATAAAACCCGATAAAGGAAGTTCTTTAATAGAAACAAAAGGTGTTGAAGAGCTTACAACTTATGATTCATGAAAAGATAAAGATGATACACAAAAATTAATAGGTTATGTTCCGGGGGAAATTGCTTTTCCAGAAAATATGAACGGAGTAAATTTATTAAAAATGATTTTTAAATTAAGAAATATGACAGATTGAGAACAAGTTAAAAAATATATTTATTATTGAGAATTTGATCCCAATATGAAAATAAAAAAAATGTCAAAAGGTATGAAACAAAAACTAGCTCTTGTAATCGCTTGAATGCACAACCCTGACATTATAATATTAGATGAACCAACAACCGGATTAGATCCATTGATGCAAGAAAAATTCGTATCTTTAGTTAAAAAATCTAAAGCTGAAGGAAAAGCTATTATTATGTCATCCCATATATTTTCAGAAATTGAAAAAACTTGTGATACAGTTGCTATTATTAAAAAAGGAAAAATAGTCTCATTAATTGATGTTAAAGATATTCATTATAACGATGAAAAAACTTATGAAGTTAAATTTCAAAATAAAGTAGATAATATTTTAAAAGAATCAAAATTATGAAAAGTTGATTTAATTGATGAAAAAACTGCAATGGTAGTTGTAGAAAATAAAAATATAAATCAATTTTTAGAAGTAGTTACGAGTTTAAAAGCAGAGTTTTTAAAAGAACATCCATTAGATTTAGAACAATACTTTATGAAGTATTATGAAAATGAAATTTCAACTGTTGTAAAAGATAACATAGAAAAATTTGATAATAATATTAAACCAACAGCAAAACATAAAGCTAAATTAGAGTTTATAAAAAGAAGTTATAGAAAAATGTCAACTTTATGATTATTCTTAACTATCTTGCCAATAGCGATGTTGTCAATTTTATTTATAACAATGTATACAAAAGGTACTTTTGATTTAGATCCTGCTTTGAATGGTAAAAGTCTAGTTGAAACACAGATGAAAATTAAGGCCACATTAAATCAAGTTATGAACATGATGTTCTTTGGAAATCTTGGTTTCTTATTACCGGTTGTCTTTATAATTGTTACTTCTGGTTCAATAGTTTCTGGAGAAGTAGAAAAAGGAACAATGGTTAATATGTTAACTACAAGTTTAACTAGAAAAAGTGTAATAATAACAAAATTAACTTCATTTATAAGTTTAATTGGATTAGGAACTTTGTTACAATATATAGTTTCAATTATATTTATTCAAGCATTTAAAATTCAAGAATATATTGATTTATCAACATTTGCAGTTAAATTCTTAGGTTTATTTTTGTTATTATTTTTAATAGGTTCAATAGGATTTATGTCAAGTTGCTACTTTAATAGATCAGTTTATGCACTTTCGTTAGTTGGAGTTATAGTTATAGTTTCATGAGTATTAACAATTGCTGCAAAAGCTGATGAATCTTTAAAACCATTGAAATACATTTCAATTAATACATTATTTGATTATGAAGGAGCAAAAGCAAGCGATTTATCAACTTTTTTAGGACAATATCTATTTATGGCATTGGCTGGAACTGGATTATTTGTAGGATCTTATTTTGTATTTACTAAAAAAGATCTACCTTTATAATAACAAACATTCAAATTTTCAAGTAAGCATATTCTATCAAGAATAGAATATGTTTTTTTATTATAAACACTATATTTTGCTTATCTTAATAAAAGGTTATAAGTGATATAATATTAATTAATGGTGGTGGTTTTATATGGGCAAAATTATCGAAAATGATGGGTCTAAAGAACTTTTTTTAGATTTTTCTTATATTCAAAATGTTATGTTCAAAGAAAACATTGCAGAGCTTGATAATATAATTTCAAAATTAGAAATTGAAAATATAAATTCTTATCAAGAATTACAACAGTTTTTGAGAAACTCAATGATTAAGCAAGCTTTTATTTGTTTGATTGATGACAAAACTAGACAATTAAATAAAAAAAGTAAAGATAATTACGTTTATGATGCAATAATTAGAATCGAATTAAATACTACAAGTCAATCAAAGTTACCCAAAGATACTTATCTTGGTTTTTTTGTTAATATTAATCCTAAAACTCCGTATTTAACAATTTCATCGATCTTTGAAACAAGATTGAAACCAATTGCTCAAGAATTCGAGTCAATTATTCAAGAATCAAGAATTCAATTAATTAGATATCAAGGTCAAATAACTCCTGAAGAAGTTTTAAGAAGAAATGTTTTAAATTCTTCTAATATCGCAAGTATCGGAAAATTAGTTTCAAAATTTGAAGAAGAAAAAAATAAATGATTGAATTATTTAGATTTTTCTTATGATTTATTGGAAGTGCAAAGAAAAAATTCTTTACCTTATTTAAATGCTATTGCTAAAAAAGTTATAAAGATAGATAAAAGAGATTATAAGGATAACTTAAAGTTTTTAAAGTTTTATAATTTAAAAAGTAACACGTATTTATTTTTAGAAGAAAATCAAAAAGAAGTTTTAGAATCATATAATATAGATTATTTAGTTACAAATTTAATAATTTTAGATGTATTGTGCGATAATACTGAAAAATTAGAAAAAATAATTAAAACAAATGAATTAGCAATTGTCCCTTTAAAAGTAAGTAAAACTTTACCAGCAATGTATAATATACAAAAAAATATAAAAGATATTTTTGATTTCAGTTTTGAAAAATTACAAGATAATTTTATTGTTATTAATTTAACGATTTTTATAGAAGAAAATAGTAATATTGAAAGTTTGATGCATTATTGAGAAAAAAATAACGAAACAATATTTGGAGGTAGTCTTGAACTTGAAGAAACTAAAAAGTATTTTTATGAAGAACTAAATGAATGAAAAGTTCATCAGCTAGTTTATGAAAGTGAAAACAATTTTGATTACAGTTTATTTAAAAATAAAAATAATATTGATTCATTAGCATGTGGTTATCTAGCTTATATCGGAATTGGTGAAGATGTACTAATTGAAAGAGGGAGACAAGTTTTAAAAAGAATAAGCGAAGGAAATACAAAAAATCCATATCTTATAAATTATTTATTTAACACAAAGCTAATTGATTTATCAGAAACAAACAATTCTTTTACTTTAGATGATAAAGATTTTTATTATACTTTAAATAGAGAACAAAAAGAAGCTGTTAAAAAAGCTTTAAATTCTAAAGATGTTTTTTTATTACAAGGACCTCCTGGAACAGGAAAGACGCAAGTAATCTGTGAAATAATATTTCAATTAACAAAAATAAATAGAAAAGTCTTAGTTTCAAGTCAAAACCATGAAGCAATAAAAAATGTTGTTGACAGATTACCTTATGAACCAAATATCAACAGAATTAGATTAACTAATCAGATAAATTTAAAAACTAAATCAGTCAACAATTTTTCTCCTGAAAGAAGTGTTTATAATTATTACAAGTCAATTGCAAAATCTATGTTTGATGATATGATGGTTGAACAAGAAGCCATAAATGAAGTAAAAGAAATAGAAAACAAGTTAGAAAAGCTTTTAATCAACAGTAAAGGTTATCATCAAAAAAATACACAAGCAAAAAAAATTCAAAGCGAAATTGAAGAAATAAATCAAGAAATTAATAAACTAAAAACTGAATATCTAGAAAAAATTCATTTTAGAAATTCTTTAAAAGAAGAGTTGTTAAATGTAGAAAATTTAATTGAAGTATTAAGTAATTTTGATTTTAATATATCAATAAATATATCTAATTTAATTTACCAACTTTATAATCAAGAAATCAAATTTTTATTTGAAGAGTATATTTTAAATAATCTAAATGAAAATATATATGAAGAAAATGTTTTTTATAAAATAAGAAAAGTCTGTGAACTTGTTTTATTTAAAGATGAAATATTTATTTCTATAAAAAATTTAAAAAAAAGAATAGTTGATCTTAAAAGAGATGCTGAGTTTGAATTAGCAGAAAAAGAAGAAGGAAGTCTTAATGCTTTAGAAAAACTATTATTAAAAAACGAAGGTATAAGAAGTTTAATAAGTATACTTTCTCAATTTAGAAATAAATTAGAAGATCTTAAAATAGATATTAATTATAAGTTAGAAAAAATAAAAAGTGATGAAAACTTAGAAAACAAAATTGATAACTTAGAAATTAAAAAAAATGAGTTGTATGTTACTAGACAGAATTTATCTGAACTTGCAGGGGAAAATGCAGCAGAAGTTAGAGAACTAATAAAATTTGCTAATAAAAAATTTAATTTAAGTTTAGGAATTACTGATGTAGATTTAGAAGAACAAGTTAAAAATCAATTAGAGATATATGGAAAAAGCTTACAAAAAAGAAAAGAAAAAACAGACACATTAAAAAGCTTTTATGAGTTAGTATCTTCTTATGCTAGTGACAACTATAATATAACTAATGAATGGGAAAAGGAAATTGCAACAGAAAATTTCACTCCACAAATGATTCAAGAGTCTAGAAGATACACAAGCTCAGTTTTAAATAATTTAGTAAATGTATATGCAATGACACTAACTTCAACTAATATGTTTAGATTTAATAAAGATGAAAGTGCAAAAAAATTAGGTTTAGAAGAAATAAATTTAAAAACTATGGATGTTGATGTCGTAATTATTGATGAAGCTTCTAAAGCAACTTTGTTAGAAATATTAATGCCCTTAATATATGGAAAGTCCTTAATTTTAGTAGGAGATTACAGACAACTTCCACCAATTTTAAAGTTAAAACCTTCTGATGTTGATTTAGTAAATGAAATAACTAAGAAAAATTATAACTATCAAGAGCTTTATGAATTGCTAGATCAATCAGCATTTAAAAGTTTAATTTCTGCAAAAAATAAAAGTATTACTACAATGTTAAAAACTCAGTATAGAAGTCATAGACAAATAATGGAAGTAGTAAATAAGTTTTATGACAATGAATTAAGAGTTGAACCTCAAGTAAGCGAACAAAAAATGCATGACCTATCAGTTTTATCAAAATATGATAATGAAATTATTAATTCAAAAAACTCAGTTTATTGAATTGATTCAACATACAACTTAAGTGAAGAAGTTAGTTTTGAAGAAGGAGAAGAATATTCAACTAGTTTATATAATAGTTTAGAAATAGATTTAACTTGTGAACTTGTAAAAAATATTGATAAAAGTTTAGAACAAAAAAAATTAAAAATAAAACCTTCATTAGCAATAATAAGTTTTTATGCTTTACATGTAACTAAATTAAAAAAAGTTTTAAATAAAATAAAAATAAAAAATATTAATTTAATAATAAATACAGTAGATGATTTTCAAGGAAAAGAAGCTGATTATGTTATTGTAAATATGGTTAGAAATCCAAAAAGACTTTCTTCAAAAAGTGGTAGAGAGTTCTTAAAAAAATATGAACGTATAAATGTTGCTTTTAGTAGAGCAAGAGAATTATTAATAATAGTTGGAGCACAAAGAGCAGTTAATGATATTACAGTTCAAATTCCAACTGTAAATGACCCAAGTATTTCAAATACTTATGATGTTTATTCCGATATAATTTCAAAGATTCATTATGATGGTGGAACATTAACAACAAAAGATATTTTATAGGAGGTGTAATATGATAATAGATAAAGTTGAAATTTTATATGATAAGCAATTGTTGCCATTAAAAATTTTATACTCTGAAATTAGAAAACCTACTTTCATAGAATTTTTAGTTTTGTCAATTATTATTGAACATCCTAAAAAAAATTTAAGTTTAAAAGAAATTTTAAATGAAGATTTTAAAATTACAAATACAGATTTTTTTGAAAGAGCTTTAAAAGATTTAGTAGCATATAAAATTGTAGATCTTAATAAAACAAAATCTGGTTGAAGTACATTGGGAATTGATATTGAAGTTGAAAAACTACAAGTTGATTCAAGTATAAAAAAACAATTCTTACAAAAAGATTATACAATTTCTCAAAATAATAAAAGTTATGATATTAAATATGTTTATGATCCAATAAGAAAAACTTATGAAGTTATAAATGACATAGATTGAGATAAACGAGTTAAAGATGTAAAGTTTTCTTATAACTTAAAAATAAGTTATCAGGATAAAGATTTTTTAAACAAAAAATTTATTACAAATAATATAAATAATTTTATAAAAAATAATAAAGATATTTTTGGAGAAAATTTTA from Spiroplasma tabanidicola includes the following:
- a CDS encoding ATP-binding cassette domain-containing protein, giving the protein MEKSLQKNEKEKVINSHQILNLNNNQSGIQVNKLEKKFKSGYGIEDINFIVKPGKVFGYLGPNGAGKSTTIRSLMGFIKPDKGSSLIETKGVEELTTYDSWKDKDDTQKLIGYVPGEIAFPENMNGVNLLKMIFKLRNMTDWEQVKKYIYYWEFDPNMKIKKMSKGMKQKLALVIAWMHNPDIIILDEPTTGLDPLMQEKFVSLVKKSKAEGKAIIMSSHIFSEIEKTCDTVAIIKKGKIVSLIDVKDIHYNDEKTYEVKFQNKVDNILKESKLWKVDLIDEKTAMVVVENKNINQFLEVVTSLKAEFLKEHPLDLEQYFMKYYENEISTVVKDNIEKFDNNIKPTAKHKAKLEFIKRSYRKMSTLWLFLTILPIAMLSILFITMYTKGTFDLDPALNGKSLVETQMKIKATLNQVMNMMFFGNLGFLLPVVFIIVTSGSIVSGEVEKGTMVNMLTTSLTRKSVIITKLTSFISLIGLGTLLQYIVSIIFIQAFKIQEYIDLSTFAVKFLGLFLLLFLIGSIGFMSSCYFNRSVYALSLVGVIVIVSWVLTIAAKADESLKPLKYISINTLFDYEGAKASDLSTFLGQYLFMALAGTGLFVGSYFVFTKKDLPL
- a CDS encoding AAA domain-containing protein; this translates as MGKIIENDGSKELFLDFSYIQNVMFKENIAELDNIISKLEIENINSYQELQQFLRNSMIKQAFICLIDDKTRQLNKKSKDNYVYDAIIRIELNTTSQSKLPKDTYLGFFVNINPKTPYLTISSIFETRLKPIAQEFESIIQESRIQLIRYQGQITPEEVLRRNVLNSSNIASIGKLVSKFEEEKNKWLNYLDFSYDLLEVQRKNSLPYLNAIAKKVIKIDKRDYKDNLKFLKFYNLKSNTYLFLEENQKEVLESYNIDYLVTNLIILDVLCDNTEKLEKIIKTNELAIVPLKVSKTLPAMYNIQKNIKDIFDFSFEKLQDNFIVINLTIFIEENSNIESLMHYWEKNNETIFGGSLELEETKKYFYEELNEWKVHQLVYESENNFDYSLFKNKNNIDSLACGYLAYIGIGEDVLIERGRQVLKRISEGNTKNPYLINYLFNTKLIDLSETNNSFTLDDKDFYYTLNREQKEAVKKALNSKDVFLLQGPPGTGKTQVICEIIFQLTKINRKVLVSSQNHEAIKNVVDRLPYEPNINRIRLTNQINLKTKSVNNFSPERSVYNYYKSIAKSMFDDMMVEQEAINEVKEIENKLEKLLINSKGYHQKNTQAKKIQSEIEEINQEINKLKTEYLEKIHFRNSLKEELLNVENLIEVLSNFDFNISINISNLIYQLYNQEIKFLFEEYILNNLNENIYEENVFYKIRKVCELVLFKDEIFISIKNLKKRIVDLKRDAEFELAEKEEGSLNALEKLLLKNEGIRSLISILSQFRNKLEDLKIDINYKLEKIKSDENLENKIDNLEIKKNELYVTRQNLSELAGENAAEVRELIKFANKKFNLSLGITDVDLEEQVKNQLEIYGKSLQKRKEKTDTLKSFYELVSSYASDNYNITNEWEKEIATENFTPQMIQESRRYTSSVLNNLVNVYAMTLTSTNMFRFNKDESAKKLGLEEINLKTMDVDVVIIDEASKATLLEILMPLIYGKSLILVGDYRQLPPILKLKPSDVDLVNEITKKNYNYQELYELLDQSAFKSLISAKNKSITTMLKTQYRSHRQIMEVVNKFYDNELRVEPQVSEQKMHDLSVLSKYDNEIINSKNSVYWIDSTYNLSEEVSFEEGEEYSTSLYNSLEIDLTCELVKNIDKSLEQKKLKIKPSLAIISFYALHVTKLKKVLNKIKIKNINLIINTVDDFQGKEADYVIVNMVRNPKRLSSKSGREFLKKYERINVAFSRARELLIIVGAQRAVNDITVQIPTVNDPSISNTYDVYSDIISKIHYDGGTLTTKDIL